A genomic window from Rhodococcus sp. KBS0724 includes:
- a CDS encoding ACT domain-containing protein, producing the protein MSYLLRVSLPDRPGSLGALAVALGSVGADILSLDVVERGDGFAIDDLVVDVEPGALPDTLITAAEHLPGVSVDSIRPYAGILDTHRELELIDSVATAKDDRLQVLVDGAPRVLRVGWSVIIDIGPQGAYRVVGSSGAPETHATEVPWMPLEKPAVLDGEADWVPEVWRDMDTSLAAAPLGSGGRVLMLGRPGGPEFRPSEIARLGYLAGIIATVLG; encoded by the coding sequence GTGTCATACCTGCTCCGCGTCAGTCTGCCCGATCGACCCGGTAGCCTCGGCGCACTCGCCGTCGCACTGGGTTCCGTCGGAGCCGACATTCTCTCCCTCGACGTCGTGGAGCGAGGCGACGGTTTTGCCATCGACGATCTTGTCGTCGACGTCGAACCGGGAGCGCTACCGGACACGCTCATCACGGCAGCTGAGCATCTCCCCGGTGTATCGGTGGATTCCATTCGTCCGTACGCGGGAATCCTCGACACCCATCGTGAACTCGAACTCATCGACTCCGTCGCCACCGCGAAGGACGATCGCCTGCAGGTACTCGTCGACGGCGCCCCGCGAGTGCTGCGCGTGGGCTGGTCCGTGATCATCGACATCGGCCCGCAAGGTGCATATCGGGTGGTCGGCAGCTCGGGCGCGCCCGAAACTCACGCCACCGAGGTCCCATGGATGCCCCTCGAGAAGCCGGCCGTCCTCGACGGTGAGGCCGACTGGGTGCCCGAGGTGTGGCGCGACATGGACACCAGCCTCGCCGCTGCGCCGCTGGGCTCCGGTGGTCGTGTCCTGATGCTCGGACGCCCCGGCGGGCCGGAATTCCGGCCGTCGGAAATTGCCCGTCTGGGCTATCTCGCCGGGATCATCGCGACAGTCCTGGGCTGA